GATGCTGCTTCCGCAAGCGCGACTGGTATTAATCGGCGCGGCGATGGGCGAAATTCCGAAGCCCGTTTATTCCGACGCAGCAATCGCTCCCGCGCCTACGACAACGGTCGAAACCGTTCGGTCGACGCCGGTCGCTCCCGCGATTTCCGCGCCGCAACCGACGCCGATTCTCGCACCGGCTGCCGCCAATACCGCCTCTCCCGCGGCACCCACAGTTATCACTTCAGAGACAATAGCGGCGCCGAGCGCGCCCCAACCGGCCGCACCCCCCGTAACGGTAGCGCCCATGGGCGCACCTCAACCCGTCGCGCAACCCGCCGTAGCACCGGCGTTTGCCGCACCGGAGTTGACCCTCAATCCGTTCGGGCTCCCCGATAGTCAGCTCCAACCAACGCCGGCGAATCCGCGCTTTGCAGCGCCAACGCCGCCTGCAGCTCCAGCCGCAGAACATCCGCCGTTCGGCGCGCCTTTCCCGGTTCCACCGGCTCCCGACGCACCAGCTTTTGGCGCTTCCACAGGTCCTGCCGCCGTTCCGGGCTGGACGTGGGAACCGCCTGAGGATGATCGCTTAGGCTAATCCCCATCGCGCGAGCAGCGCGCGATACGTATGCACACTTGCCAGGATCGACGCGCTCGCCATTCCAGCGCGCGGTGTGAGCGCGCCGATTGCGCCCAACGATTTTGCAGTGCGCTTTGCATCGATTTGCGCGAAGCGCAACTGCGAGAGCAGCGTGCGCGGAACCATTGCATTGGCGCGGCGCGATAGGTGCATCGCAATTAGTACGGCACGCGCAAAACTATAAAACGCAGCGGCGAAGACGAGAACGCACGCAATCGTAAACGCGACGACGATCATCGCAGAACTACGCGGCAGCGTCTTTCTTCGGCTCTGGTTTCGTCTCGCTCTTGGCGGGCTCGCTCTTGGCGGGCTCGCTCTTCTCCGAAGGCTTCTCGGTCGATTCGGACTTTTCGGATTTGTTGCTGCTATTCGATCCACGCGAATCCGTGACGTAGAATCCCGACCCTTTGAATACGATCGGCGCAGCGCTGAAACGGCGCGTCATGCCGGCGCTACATTTTTCGCACGCTACCTCCGGCTTATCGTCAAAGCCGTGGCGAACGTCCGCGACATGCCCGCATTTCGGGCAGCCGTATTCATACAATGGCAAGCCTGGGTCTCTCCTTAAACTGGGTGCCTTCTAGTATACCCACCTCTAGCAATTAGCGTCAATGACTGCTAACGGCTTCGACCGCAACCAGAACCGCGGTTTCGGACGGGTCGCCTTCGTACTCGACCAAGCCCTTAAAGTGGAGGAGAGAGTCGGCCAGTTGACCGTCGAGCCGCCGGCGAGTGGTTACCCGGTCGACGAGGGCCGGAAAGACCCCACCGTAGGTCGGATAATCAAGCCGCACGACCAGCTTCGAGCGCGCGGTCTTCCCCTCAATGCGCACGTCGATGCGGCGCCGGACCGAATATGCGCCGACCAGCGAGACCATGTGGCCTTCGACGAATCGATCGACCTCGTAGAGCTCTTCTTCGGCGCCCGGGATCATCGAGCGGATCGTAACCTCGCTCCCGGGTCCAAAAGGTTTAGCCGCCTCGACGCGGCGCACGCTGCGCAGAAACGATAGCCATACCGGCCACTTCTCGACCGCTCGGAGCAGCTCGAAGGCCGTCTTCGCCGGTACGTCTAGGTCTGCGCTTTGGTACAGTGAGCCGGCAAGACGTTCGCCGGGACCCATAGCAGCCATCATCCACGTTGTTCGACCCCAAGATATAGTGGTCCCCCGGGCTCACTGCCCCAAGATACGGCCCGATCCCGCAGAGCGGGCGAACTCGACCAGCGTCGCAATGCCTATTGGAAGTGCCCGTTCGTCGATGCGGAACTTCGGACTGTGCCCCGAGTGGGTTATCCCCTGGCTTTCGTTCCGGATCCCCAGACGCACCAGCGTGCCCGGTGCGCGTTCGGCGAAGTACGCGAAGTCTTCACCGCCCATTGTCGCCGGCGGACTCTCGACGCGAATTCCCGGATACGCATGTCGCATCTGCACCGCGAACGCTTCCGTCATCGGAACGTCATTGTGAACGGGCGGATACATGTAGAACACTTCGAGCTTGGCTTTGCAGTTATATGCGGCGGCAACGCTCTCCACGATGCGGCGAGCGCGCGTCTCGAGGCCTTCGCGCACGGTCTTGTCTTGCGAACGAAACGTGCCGGTCATCTTCACGTTATCGGCGATGATGTTGTTGCGGTAACCGCCGTTGATCGTTCCGACCGTGACGACGACGGTCGCAAGCGGGTCCGTTTCGCGAGCCGCAATATTTTGCAGCGCCAAGACGGTCGCAGCTGCGCACGGAATCGTGTCGACCGCGCGATGCGGCGCAGCTCCGTGACCACCGACGCCGGTGATCGTCACGTGAAATTCATCAGCTGCAGCGTTTACGACGCCCGGCGTGACGCCGACGATTCCAACGTCGAGACGATTGTCGACGTGAAGCATCGCAACTGCTTCGATCTTCGGATTCTCCATGACGCCGGCCTCGATCATCGGCAGCGCGCCGCCCGGGCCTTCTTCCGCCGGCTGAAACAGCAGGACGGTCGTACCCTCGAGCTGATCGCGCGTCCGCACCAGCTCGCGTGCGGCACCGAGCAGCATGGCCGTGTGCGCATCGTGTCCGCAGGCATGCATCTTACCGGGAACTTCCGAGCTGAACGGCTCGCCGGATTGCTCGTCGAGCGGGAGCGCATCCATGTCGGCGCGCAGACCGACGACGTGCCCCGGCTTCGCGCCGCGAATGATCCCGACGACGCCCGTCTTTGCAACGCGACGATGTTCGATGCCGATCGCATCCAGCTCACTCTCGACCAGCGCGGCGGTGCGCTGCTCCTCGAAACCCAATTCGGGATGACGGTGAATCAAGCGGCGAACTTCGACCGTTCGCGTGACTATTTCCGGAGCAACCGGAACCTCGAGCGTTTCCATGGGGTTCCTCTTTCCCAATGGGCATAGCTCGCCTTCTGGCGATTATCGCAGGCGTGGCCGCGTTGTTGCTGACGCCTTCTCAGAATTTTCTGGACGGGTACTACGCGAATACGTTCTATCCGGCTGCGCAAACGATGCTTACCGGACTGACGAACCATCTGACGTTCGCATTCAGTGATTGCATCCTCGTCATCGTCGTCGTCGGACTCGTCGCACGTTGGATCCTGGACCTGCGCGCACAACGGACGTGGCGCACGGTCATGAACCTCGCGCTCCACACGCTCGCAACCCTTAGCGTGATCTACGTTTGGTTTATGATCGACTGGGGTTGGAATTACGATCGTCCATCGCTCGAAGCTGCGCTCCACTTCGACGCCGACTCCGTCGAACGAATCGCGCTGGTGCCGATGGAGCTGCGCGCAGTTCGCGTGCTGAACGACGCGGCAATTGCCGCCCATCGCGAGCGCGAAGGAAATGTCGACGTTCGCCCGCAGCTCATCGAAGCCGAGCGGGCGACGCTCGTCACACTCGGGATCACGCATTCGGTCGTACCGACACGTCCGAAGCGCAGCATCATGGATTGGTATTTCACGTCCGCCGGCGTTACGGGGATGTTCGTCCCCTTCACGTACGAGACATACTTGGCCAGCGATCTGCTCTGGTACGAGTATCCGTTCACGCTCGAACACGAGTGGGGACACGTCGCGGGCATAGCGCGGGAGTCCGACGCAAACTTCATCGCAGCGCTCGCGACCCTGCAATCGGCCGATCCCATCGTGCGATACTCCGGTCTGCTGATCGTCTACGGTGCGCTTCCGCGAATTCCGCGCGCCGATGCACGTCTCTCGAAGCTCGTGCTCGACGATTACGGTGCGATGCGCCGGCGCGACGTCCAGCACATCCGACCGCTTGCATTCAAAATCGCGTGGGGAACGTACGATACGTATCTCAAGGCACAGCACGTTCCGACCGGCATCGTGAGCTACACCGAATACATCCGGCTTCTGTTGGGAACGGACGCCGGCCGCGCAGCTCTTTCAACCGCGCTCGGCGCCTCGCTTCCGCTACGTTAGCTGCCGCTCAGAACCGAAACGAGCGTCTTCGCCGCCAACTCGACTTGCGCGCGCGTCACGTCCAGGTGCGTTACGGCCCGCAGTCTCGTCTTGCCCATCACACTCAGACGCACGTGCTCCTCGCCGAGACGGTTCTCGACGTCCGCGGCGGTCACGCCGAGATCCTCGACGTCGAAGATCACGATGTTCGTCTCTACGTCCTCGATCCGAAGCTTCGGGATCCGGTGAATCGCTTCGTAGATGACCCGTGCGTTTGCATGATCGTCGGCTAGCCGTTCGACGTTATTCTCCAGTGCATAAAGACAGGCAGCGGCGACGACTCCGGCTTGCCGCATCGCACCGCCGAAGCGCTGTTTGAAATACCACGCCTCCTCGATGAAGCTGCGCGAGCCGGCCAGCACGGCACCGACCGGTGCGCCGAGGCCCTTGCTGAAGTCGATCCAGATCGAATCGAAGTGCTTTCCATAGTTGGCGGCCGGCGTCTTACTAGCCACGACCGCGTTCAACAAACGCGCACCGTCGCAGTGCATCCACAAGCCATTTGCGCGCGCGACGTCCGCGATGTCGACAATCGTCTGCAGCGGCCACACGCCCCCACCACCCAGATTGGTCGTCTGTTCGATCGAAACGACGCGGGTGCGCGGCGAATAGCGTGACGGGGCGCGCACCGCAGCCGCTACTTGTGCGGGCGTGAACATCCCGCGCGCTCCGTCTTGCGGATTGAATAGCGCACCGCTGAAGGCGGGGGTCCCACCGCCTTCAGCAACGATCGGATGCGCGGTCCGATGCAAGATGATCTCATCGCCCGGTTTCGTCGCAACGGCGAACGCGATTAAGTTACACATCGTGCCGGAAGGCAAGAAGAGTGCGGCTTCTTTGCCCAACAGCTGCGCGACGGCAGCTTGCAGGCGGTTGACGGTTGGATCTTCGCGCCGTTGCTCGTCGCCGACCTCAGCCTCGGCGATCGCACGGCGCATGCCCTCGGTCGGCCTCGTCGCAGTGTCGCTGAACAGGTCGATAACGGTCGTTGCTGTTTCGATCATCCCCGCTCTTACGCCGCGGGAGGCGTCGGGCCCTTAGCCCCTATAGCGCAAAAATGCAGGCACTTCAATGTCGTCCATATTGACCGGCGCGACTTTATCGAAGTCGATTCCCGCCGCCGTCTGCACGTGCGTCTTGGGAGCGCCGAACCCGGCCGCCAATACGGTGACGCGGACGCGGCCTTGCATCGTCGGATCGATCGACGCCCCGAAGATGATCTGCGCATCCGAATCGACGGCACGCGAGATCATTTCCGCAGCCTCGTTCACTTCGTACATCGAGAGATCGCTGCCGCCCGTGATGTTGAAGATCACGCCGCGCGCGCCCTCGATCGTGGCCTCGAGCAGCGGCGATGCGATCGCCTTTTGCGCAGCGTCGGCCGCGCGATGCTCGCCGGTGCCTTCGCCGATTCCCATCATGGCTGAGCCGGCATCGGTCATAACCGTCTTAACGTCGGCAAAGTCGAGATTGATGAGACCCGGTTGCGTGATCAGGTCGCTGATCCCCTGAATCCCTTGCCTCAGAACGTCGTCGGCATGCGAGAAGGCTTCTTGCAATGGCGTCTTCTTCTCGATGATCTGCAAGATGCGTTCATTCGGAATCGTGATGAGCGTATCGACTTTGCTTTCCAGCTCGGCGATACCCCGCTCGGCGACTTGCATGCGCTTACGGCCTTCGAATTGGAACGGCTTTGTAACGACCGCAATCGTCAGTGCACCCGATTCGCGCGCTAGTTCGGCAACGACCGAGACCGCTCCGGTGCCCGTCCCGCCGCCCATGCCGGCGGTCAAGAACACGAGATCCGCACCGTCCAGAACCATCGCAAGATCTTCGCGTGACTCGTTTGCGGCTTCGTGTCCGAGATTCGGATTTGCGCCGGCCCCAAGGCCACGCGTCAAGCTCGAACCGATTTGCACGGTGTTGTCGGTCTTCACGTTGCGCAAGGCTTGCACGTCGGTATTGATCGCGTAGAACTCCACGCCGCCGAGACCCGCCTCGATCATACGGTTGACGGCGTTGCATCCACCGCCGCCAAGGCCGATCACCTTGAT
Above is a genomic segment from Candidatus Baltobacteraceae bacterium containing:
- a CDS encoding M20 family metallopeptidase — protein: METLEVPVAPEIVTRTVEVRRLIHRHPELGFEEQRTAALVESELDAIGIEHRRVAKTGVVGIIRGAKPGHVVGLRADMDALPLDEQSGEPFSSEVPGKMHACGHDAHTAMLLGAARELVRTRDQLEGTTVLLFQPAEEGPGGALPMIEAGVMENPKIEAVAMLHVDNRLDVGIVGVTPGVVNAAADEFHVTITGVGGHGAAPHRAVDTIPCAAATVLALQNIAARETDPLATVVVTVGTINGGYRNNIIADNVKMTGTFRSQDKTVREGLETRARRIVESVAAAYNCKAKLEVFYMYPPVHNDVPMTEAFAVQMRHAYPGIRVESPPATMGGEDFAYFAERAPGTLVRLGIRNESQGITHSGHSPKFRIDERALPIGIATLVEFARSAGSGRILGQ
- a CDS encoding SRPBCC family protein; the protein is MMAAMGPGERLAGSLYQSADLDVPAKTAFELLRAVEKWPVWLSFLRSVRRVEAAKPFGPGSEVTIRSMIPGAEEELYEVDRFVEGHMVSLVGAYSVRRRIDVRIEGKTARSKLVVRLDYPTYGGVFPALVDRVTTRRRLDGQLADSLLHFKGLVEYEGDPSETAVLVAVEAVSSH
- a CDS encoding FmdB family zinc ribbon protein, translated to MPLYEYGCPKCGHVADVRHGFDDKPEVACEKCSAGMTRRFSAAPIVFKGSGFYVTDSRGSNSSNKSEKSESTEKPSEKSEPAKSEPAKSETKPEPKKDAAA
- a CDS encoding DUF3810 family protein; its protein translation is MGIARLLAIIAGVAALLLTPSQNFLDGYYANTFYPAAQTMLTGLTNHLTFAFSDCILVIVVVGLVARWILDLRAQRTWRTVMNLALHTLATLSVIYVWFMIDWGWNYDRPSLEAALHFDADSVERIALVPMELRAVRVLNDAAIAAHREREGNVDVRPQLIEAERATLVTLGITHSVVPTRPKRSIMDWYFTSAGVTGMFVPFTYETYLASDLLWYEYPFTLEHEWGHVAGIARESDANFIAALATLQSADPIVRYSGLLIVYGALPRIPRADARLSKLVLDDYGAMRRRDVQHIRPLAFKIAWGTYDTYLKAQHVPTGIVSYTEYIRLLLGTDAGRAALSTALGASLPLR
- the ftsZ gene encoding cell division protein FtsZ — its product is MADAKRFVPDHAATIKVIGLGGGGCNAVNRMIEAGLGGVEFYAINTDVQALRNVKTDNTVQIGSSLTRGLGAGANPNLGHEAANESREDLAMVLDGADLVFLTAGMGGGTGTGAVSVVAELARESGALTIAVVTKPFQFEGRKRMQVAERGIAELESKVDTLITIPNERILQIIEKKTPLQEAFSHADDVLRQGIQGISDLITQPGLINLDFADVKTVMTDAGSAMMGIGEGTGEHRAADAAQKAIASPLLEATIEGARGVIFNITGGSDLSMYEVNEAAEMISRAVDSDAQIIFGASIDPTMQGRVRVTVLAAGFGAPKTHVQTAAGIDFDKVAPVNMDDIEVPAFLRYRG
- a CDS encoding threonine aldolase family protein, producing the protein MIETATTVIDLFSDTATRPTEGMRRAIAEAEVGDEQRREDPTVNRLQAAVAQLLGKEAALFLPSGTMCNLIAFAVATKPGDEIILHRTAHPIVAEGGGTPAFSGALFNPQDGARGMFTPAQVAAAVRAPSRYSPRTRVVSIEQTTNLGGGGVWPLQTIVDIADVARANGLWMHCDGARLLNAVVASKTPAANYGKHFDSIWIDFSKGLGAPVGAVLAGSRSFIEEAWYFKQRFGGAMRQAGVVAAACLYALENNVERLADDHANARVIYEAIHRIPKLRIEDVETNIVIFDVEDLGVTAADVENRLGEEHVRLSVMGKTRLRAVTHLDVTRAQVELAAKTLVSVLSGS